The following coding sequences lie in one Macadamia integrifolia cultivar HAES 741 unplaced genomic scaffold, SCU_Mint_v3 scaffold944, whole genome shotgun sequence genomic window:
- the LOC122070555 gene encoding cyclin-D4-1-like: protein MDCFTSLLCTEDYTLIDVDDEVEEECQSDPQRKLQQLFLGDSWADYTIVSKLLQKEREMMPRDDYLARLQSGGLDVSARNDSVDWIYKVYRHYSFEPLTACLAVNYMDRFLSEYELLRGSNDCNNKESWTYQLLSVSCLSVAAKMEEINVPMSGDLQVIEGNLIFEPKTIQKMELLLLSVLKWRTNAVTPFSFIDYFLQRFINPESQDPKSVVPRSVELILTTTKGVEFLEFRPSEIALAVAISIAGETQIIDLSNAIDSCSSVDLNQERVLKCYELVQEVMNSRTTNPPLSPVGVLDAATPLSYDSNNSSSNGTTGDGLPSYLSLLSSMLVSL from the exons ATGGACTGCTTCACAAGCCTTCTTTGCACCGAAGATTACACACTCATCGATGTAGACGATGAGGTCGAAGAAGAATGCCAAAGTGATCCTCAACGGAAGCTGCAGCAGCTTTTTCTTGGTGATTCTTGGGCCGATTATACGATAGTTTCAAAGCTTCTTCAGAAAGAACGGGAAATGATGCCCAGAGATGATTATTTGGCGAGGCTTCAATCCGGAGGCCTCGATGTCTCCGCTCGTAATGACTCAGTTGATTGGATTTACAAG gtttatCGCCATTATAGCTTCGAGCCATTGACTGCTTGTTTAGCCGTTAATTACATGGATCGGTTCTTATCTGAGTATGAGCTTCTG CGTGGGAGTAACGATTGTAACAATAAGGAGTCATGGACGTACCAGCTGTTGTCTGTGTCTTGCTTGTCTGTGGCAGCAAAAATGGAAGAAATCAATGTTCCAATGTCTGGAGATTTACAG GTGATAGAAGGAAACCTGATCTTCGAACCAAAAACGATTCAGAAAATGGAGCTTCTCCTACTATCAGTATTGAAGTGGAGGACTAATGCAGTTACCCCTTTCTCCTTCATCGATTATTTCTTGCAGAGATTCATAAACCCAGAAAGCCAAGACCCCAAATCTGTTGTTCCTCGATCCGTCGAGCTAATTCTAACAACAACCAAAG GCGTCGAATTCCTTGAATTTCGTCCATCAGAGATCGCATTAGCTGTCGCAATCTCTATAGCTGGAGAAACCCAAATCATCGATTTGAGCAATGCCATTGACTCCTGTTCTTCCGTTGACTTAAACCAG GAGAGAGTCTTGAAGTGCTATGAACTGGTTCAAGAGGTCATGAATTCGAGGACTACCAATCCGCCATTGAGCCCAGTTGGAGTACTTGATGCAGCAACTCCTTTGAGCTACGATAGCAACAACAGCAGCAGTAATGGAACAACAGGTGATGGGCTTCCTTCATATCTGTCTCTGCTTTCGTCTATGCTGGTGAGTCTGTAA